A part of Deinococcus cellulosilyticus NBRC 106333 = KACC 11606 genomic DNA contains:
- a CDS encoding PAS domain S-box protein has translation MSLSFRPSITELALKWPNHAEDRFAALFAQALHCSKAAVWLQSQDEPTGVLKPLGTYGIHPDERPLLENARINLKEPSLGQQAQQGEYIQLVWTRDLNKMGAAEHLLMRAYGLDTLFCCALRLPDDTLGLIYAASEEDLEPTTQQIVRAAQVAEGLTIGLHRSQLKDVAKQTRQELQNILQHSPDMIITRKGTMYTSVSDAVQQILGYRPDEMVGRSITEFIHPEDLEPTLKLVREHLEEQQSIRHYRCRFVHKDGHAVHMSWNTALQEGDRVVAVGRDISDIVEARARIQESENRFRTIANSAPVMLWMMDAKQQCTFFNDGWLSFRGRTLEQELGWGWAQGVHPDDFESCNVEFQKRWAAREPYEVEFRMLHVSGEHRWTVSRGVPHFSEHGTFLGYLGGCLDIHDRKLAQKVLEEQDLQLREVMRLQKQFMQDAAHELRTPLTAIQGNLEILSRHFHLPDTEKQEILSEALWETMRLGRLVNDMLVLARGDMGLSFRVEDVRLDRLLRGIWHEVCSVTPTHHFELGGLERTVIQGDHERLEQMFQVLLENAVRYTPEGGTLQLSLQQQGHLAELRLKDTGVGIGPEDLPRVFERFYRVDKARQRNDDPGGTGLGLPIAKWIVENHDGKIWLDSEPDRGTTVVVQFPLK, from the coding sequence ATGTCCCTGTCCTTCCGTCCCTCCATCACCGAACTGGCCCTCAAGTGGCCCAACCATGCTGAAGACAGGTTCGCAGCCCTCTTTGCACAGGCCTTGCACTGCAGCAAGGCAGCAGTGTGGTTGCAGTCACAGGATGAACCCACAGGAGTCCTGAAACCTCTGGGCACATATGGCATCCATCCAGATGAACGTCCTTTGCTGGAAAACGCCCGCATCAACCTGAAAGAACCTTCGCTGGGTCAGCAGGCCCAGCAGGGGGAGTACATTCAACTGGTCTGGACCCGGGACCTGAACAAAATGGGAGCCGCCGAGCACCTGCTGATGCGGGCTTATGGTCTGGACACCCTGTTCTGTTGTGCCCTCAGGCTGCCCGATGATACCCTGGGCCTGATCTATGCTGCCAGCGAAGAGGATCTGGAGCCCACCACCCAGCAGATTGTGCGTGCAGCACAGGTGGCAGAGGGCCTCACCATTGGGCTGCACCGCTCACAGTTGAAAGATGTGGCAAAGCAGACCCGTCAGGAGCTGCAAAACATTCTGCAGCACTCTCCTGACATGATCATCACCCGCAAGGGCACCATGTACACCTCGGTCAGCGATGCAGTGCAGCAGATTCTGGGTTACCGCCCAGACGAGATGGTGGGGCGCAGCATCACCGAATTCATCCACCCAGAGGACCTGGAGCCCACCCTGAAGCTGGTCCGGGAACACCTTGAGGAGCAGCAATCCATCCGGCATTACCGCTGCCGTTTTGTTCACAAAGACGGCCACGCTGTGCACATGTCCTGGAACACCGCCCTGCAGGAGGGGGACCGGGTGGTGGCTGTTGGCAGGGACATCAGCGACATTGTGGAAGCCAGGGCCCGCATTCAGGAAAGTGAAAACCGTTTTCGCACCATTGCCAACAGCGCACCGGTCATGCTGTGGATGATGGATGCAAAGCAGCAGTGCACCTTCTTCAATGATGGCTGGCTTTCCTTCCGGGGCCGCACCCTGGAACAGGAACTGGGCTGGGGATGGGCCCAGGGGGTGCACCCTGATGATTTTGAGTCCTGCAATGTCGAGTTTCAGAAGCGCTGGGCCGCCAGAGAACCCTATGAAGTGGAATTCCGCATGTTGCATGTCTCCGGGGAGCACCGCTGGACGGTCTCTAGGGGTGTTCCGCACTTCAGTGAGCATGGGACATTCCTGGGTTACCTGGGAGGCTGCCTGGACATCCATGACCGCAAACTGGCCCAGAAAGTGCTGGAAGAACAGGACCTGCAACTGCGCGAGGTGATGCGCCTGCAAAAGCAGTTCATGCAGGATGCAGCCCACGAACTGCGCACTCCGCTCACCGCCATCCAGGGCAATCTGGAAATTCTCTCCAGACACTTCCACCTGCCAGACACTGAAAAGCAGGAGATTCTTTCAGAGGCCCTGTGGGAGACCATGCGCCTGGGCCGTCTGGTCAATGACATGCTGGTCCTGGCCCGAGGAGACATGGGGCTCAGCTTCAGGGTGGAGGATGTCCGTCTGGACCGCCTGCTGCGGGGCATCTGGCATGAGGTCTGTTCTGTGACCCCCACCCATCACTTCGAGCTCGGAGGGCTGGAGAGAACAGTGATTCAGGGAGACCACGAAAGGCTGGAGCAGATGTTTCAGGTGCTGCTGGAAAATGCCGTGCGTTACACCCCGGAAGGTGGAACCCTTCAGCTCAGTCTGCAACAACAGGGCCATCTGGCAGAACTTCGCCTGAAAGACACCGGGGTCGGCATCGGACCTGAAGACCTGCCTCGCGTCTTTGAGCGCTTCTACCGGGTGGACAAGGCCAGACAGCGCAACGATGATCCGGGAGGAACAGGTCTTGGCCTGCCCATTGCAAAATGGATTGTGGAAAACCACGATGGCAAAATCTGGCTTGACAGCGAACCAGACAGAGGAACCACTGTGGTGGTGCAGTTTCCTCTGAAATAA
- a CDS encoding MDR family MFS transporter, whose protein sequence is MTQITITPRERNLILGSIMVVMLLGALDQTIVSTAMPRIIEQLKGLELYSWVTTAYMLSSTVMVPIYGKLSDLYGRKPIMIIGVIIFLLGSMLCGLAGEFGTLPLLGDGMTQLVVFRAIQGLGGAALFTIAFAVIADIVPIEERSKIQGLFGAVFGLSSVVGPFIGGFLTDHGTMHFLGHEIAGWRWVFYVNLPIGIISLYMLVTHMPLLKMSLEKKPRIDYVGAGLIITTFVPLLLALTWGGHAYPWDSARILSLFGVSLVSLVLFLITESRVKEPIIHLALFRNKVFTMSSITSIVINMAFMGALMFLPLFMQQVLGISATNSGTTMLPLMFGMIFSSIISGTIIARIKKYLPVLIVGNLIMVLGLFLLTTVSVNSTQWDMVWRMVILGLGLGPAQSVFTLAVQNAVKPTEIGVATSASQFFRQIGGTIGVAIFGTVLTNTLTTEVPKHMPSMPGLQGQSFSGFGGEGSAALTGNLDMTAQVKKAFDEQYATIKNALNGDQKAQAAVLADPQTPEQLKTLVSNADRTPAAMKTQVLAQLKTSLDQQAKELAVKLNAGLKEGFAVSIIHLFWAGLYISLLALLLSFFVPQIPLKNRETAVRTVAAD, encoded by the coding sequence ATGACACAGATCACGATCACACCCAGAGAACGCAACCTGATTCTGGGCTCCATCATGGTGGTGATGCTGCTGGGCGCTCTCGACCAGACCATCGTCTCCACCGCGATGCCCCGCATCATCGAGCAGCTCAAAGGCCTGGAACTCTACTCCTGGGTCACCACAGCCTACATGCTCTCCAGCACCGTCATGGTTCCCATTTACGGAAAACTCTCTGACCTTTATGGACGCAAACCCATCATGATCATCGGGGTCATCATCTTCCTGCTGGGCAGCATGCTGTGCGGACTTGCTGGTGAATTTGGCACCCTGCCCCTCCTTGGAGACGGCATGACCCAGCTGGTGGTCTTCCGGGCCATTCAGGGCCTTGGTGGTGCAGCCCTTTTCACCATCGCCTTTGCGGTCATCGCTGACATCGTGCCCATCGAGGAACGCTCCAAGATTCAGGGCCTCTTTGGTGCAGTGTTCGGACTGTCCAGTGTGGTGGGTCCTTTCATTGGGGGTTTCCTGACCGACCACGGGACCATGCACTTCCTCGGGCATGAAATTGCCGGATGGAGATGGGTCTTCTATGTGAACCTCCCCATCGGCATCATCAGCCTGTACATGCTGGTGACCCACATGCCCCTGCTGAAGATGAGCCTGGAGAAAAAACCCCGGATCGATTATGTGGGTGCAGGTCTGATCATCACCACCTTCGTGCCCTTGCTGCTGGCCCTCACCTGGGGTGGGCACGCCTACCCCTGGGATTCTGCCCGCATCCTTTCCCTGTTTGGGGTGTCCCTGGTGTCTCTGGTTCTCTTTCTGATCACCGAATCCAGGGTCAAAGAGCCGATCATTCACCTGGCCCTCTTCAGGAACAAAGTGTTCACCATGAGCAGCATCACCTCCATTGTGATCAACATGGCCTTCATGGGTGCCCTGATGTTCCTTCCCCTGTTCATGCAACAGGTTCTGGGGATTTCCGCCACCAACTCCGGGACCACCATGCTGCCCCTGATGTTCGGGATGATTTTCTCCTCCATCATCTCCGGGACGATCATTGCCCGCATCAAGAAGTACCTGCCTGTTTTGATTGTGGGCAACCTGATCATGGTGCTTGGCCTGTTCCTGCTCACCACCGTCAGTGTCAACAGCACCCAGTGGGACATGGTCTGGAGAATGGTGATTCTGGGCCTCGGCCTCGGACCTGCCCAGAGCGTGTTCACCCTTGCCGTGCAGAATGCTGTGAAACCCACCGAGATCGGTGTGGCCACCTCTGCAAGCCAGTTCTTCCGCCAGATCGGTGGGACCATCGGGGTGGCCATTTTCGGAACCGTTCTCACCAACACCCTCACCACCGAAGTTCCAAAGCACATGCCCAGCATGCCTGGACTGCAGGGGCAGAGTTTCTCCGGGTTCGGTGGAGAAGGCAGCGCTGCCCTCACCGGAAATCTGGACATGACTGCCCAGGTGAAAAAGGCTTTCGATGAGCAGTACGCCACCATCAAAAATGCCCTGAATGGGGACCAGAAGGCCCAGGCTGCAGTGCTGGCCGACCCTCAGACCCCTGAGCAATTGAAAACCCTCGTTTCAAATGCCGACCGCACACCAGCCGCCATGAAAACGCAGGTGCTGGCACAGCTGAAAACCAGCCTGGACCAGCAGGCAAAAGAACTGGCTGTGAAACTCAACGCCGGGCTCAAGGAAGGTTTTGCCGTCAGCATCATTCACCTGTTCTGGGCCGGACTGTACATCTCACTGCTGGCCCTCCTCCTCAGCTTCTTTGTGCCTCAGATTCCCCTCAAAAACCGTGAAACCGCTGTTCGCACTGTTGCAGCAGATTGA
- a CDS encoding MarR family winged helix-turn-helix transcriptional regulator: MQDAPIPQLFDFLKTHQELGQALGSRMTQRLEQEHNLQLKDLIIAREIHHGARYPSEIADRLRIPRDMVSRSIDRLMQIGTISREIDPKDSRRTILTINPEGEEKRLQVQKTIYNTVHPLVSGLTEDELSTFISLMRKLLDSIYEKERTPQEKENA; encoded by the coding sequence ATGCAGGATGCACCGATCCCCCAGCTTTTCGATTTTCTCAAAACCCATCAGGAACTGGGCCAGGCTTTAGGAAGCCGCATGACCCAGCGTCTGGAGCAGGAACACAACCTGCAGCTCAAAGACCTGATCATTGCCCGGGAAATCCACCATGGTGCCCGTTATCCCAGCGAGATTGCAGACCGGCTGCGCATTCCCAGAGACATGGTCAGCCGTTCCATTGACCGCCTGATGCAGATTGGCACCATTTCCCGCGAGATCGACCCGAAAGACTCCCGCCGCACCATCCTGACCATCAACCCGGAAGGGGAGGAAAAGAGGCTGCAGGTGCAAAAGACCATCTACAACACGGTGCACCCGCTGGTCAGTGGCCTCACCGAAGACGAGCTTTCCACCTTCATCTCCCTGATGCGCAAACTGCTCGATTCCATCTACGAAAAAGAAAGAACCCCTCAGGAAAAGGAAAACGCATGA
- a CDS encoding diguanylate cyclase domain-containing protein, producing the protein MRPSHYTITQEQRIDRLFSFSILDTLDEAVFNKIAEDLAVILNLRGVVISFMNHNREWFRVCAHLPEGKAEQLVILCDYVLQFGQPVSVSDVQNPDRYRLPLPAKVPGVQSFLGVPLATPDGYRLGAIVGICKEPHQFTARDIDIMQRFSARVISELEQRLLRAEFEQVNEDLQTIMAHSPSGYVLLDDREKIIGLNPAAERITGVLWQQGETFNWKALKKDSKVSSSREEPVYSRWVGQGWFQLTRIPMQRKDRTLLVFEDITDHVEYQLYLQDIAFKDQVTAAENRHAFYAYLRSRFRSGPFAVAFLDLDHFKQVNDTHGHQAGDEVLKEVAQRLKHAVRTQDRVYRLAGDEFTVILGGDVSDDMLTQIADRILKVMREPFHIEENHIHIGVSIGITRAIAGESVDALLKRADSLMYEVKQAGRFNFRMG; encoded by the coding sequence GTGCGCCCCTCCCACTACACCATCACCCAAGAACAACGCATTGACCGACTGTTCAGTTTTTCCATCCTGGACACGCTGGATGAAGCGGTATTCAACAAAATTGCTGAAGATCTTGCCGTCATTTTAAATCTGCGTGGGGTGGTGATCAGCTTCATGAACCACAACCGGGAATGGTTCCGGGTGTGTGCCCACCTGCCAGAAGGGAAGGCCGAACAACTGGTGATCCTCTGTGATTATGTGCTGCAGTTTGGACAGCCGGTGTCTGTGTCTGATGTGCAAAATCCAGACCGGTACCGTCTTCCCCTTCCTGCAAAGGTTCCCGGAGTGCAGTCTTTTCTGGGGGTTCCCCTTGCAACTCCAGATGGCTACCGCCTGGGAGCCATTGTGGGCATCTGCAAGGAGCCTCACCAGTTCACAGCACGCGACATTGACATCATGCAGCGCTTCTCTGCGCGGGTGATCAGTGAACTGGAACAGCGCTTGCTGAGGGCAGAATTCGAACAGGTCAATGAAGACCTGCAGACCATCATGGCCCACTCTCCAAGTGGTTACGTGCTGCTCGATGATCGGGAGAAGATCATTGGGCTGAACCCTGCAGCAGAACGCATCACCGGGGTGCTCTGGCAGCAGGGAGAAACCTTCAACTGGAAAGCCCTCAAAAAGGACAGCAAGGTGTCCAGCAGCCGGGAAGAACCCGTGTACTCCCGCTGGGTGGGGCAGGGATGGTTCCAGTTGACCCGCATCCCCATGCAGCGCAAAGATCGCACGCTTCTGGTGTTTGAAGACATCACAGACCATGTGGAATACCAGCTGTACCTGCAGGACATTGCTTTCAAAGATCAGGTGACTGCTGCCGAGAACAGACATGCTTTTTATGCCTACCTGCGCAGTCGTTTTCGTTCTGGGCCTTTTGCCGTGGCTTTTCTGGACCTGGACCACTTCAAACAGGTCAATGACACCCATGGTCACCAGGCCGGAGATGAAGTCCTCAAGGAAGTGGCCCAGCGCCTCAAACACGCAGTGCGCACCCAGGACCGGGTGTACCGTCTGGCCGGGGATGAATTCACGGTGATTCTGGGGGGAGATGTTTCCGATGACATGCTCACCCAGATTGCCGACCGCATCCTCAAAGTCATGCGAGAGCCCTTTCACATTGAGGAGAACCACATTCACATCGGGGTCAGCATAGGCATCACCCGGGCGATTGCAGGGGAGTCGGTGGATGCCCTGCTCAAGCGGGCAGACAGCCTGATGTACGAGGTCAAGCAGGCCGGACGCTTCAATTTCCGCATGGGATGA